From the Halalkalicoccus sp. CGA53 genome, one window contains:
- a CDS encoding NADH-quinone oxidoreductase subunit D: protein MSLEEPQPESAYVTDEGVDYDALASLLGDHVLGRESHLNAEAFVIRPDEVQDVLYLLRDEAGFDYLSCVTAQEYEDRYESIYHLKKYADPTQEVGIVVPVPRDEPVSETAAPVYKTADWHEREAYDLVGIEYEGHPDLRRILLPETWQGHPLGQDYDQDKPQIVPYREHVNPIEEDYRDAESDTMFINIGPHHPATHGVLHLKAVLDGEQVVDVDPDIGYLHRCEEQMCQSSTYRHQIMPYPDRWDYAPGGLMNEWAYARAVEDLADIEVPEYAQVIRTMGAELCRMCSHMLALGTFCLDIYGDFTAIFMYAMRDREKLQSILEDLTGQRMMFNYLRLGGIAWDLPEPREEFFEKTRDFLEDLPVATQEYHDLITSNEIFQIRTVGTGILPPEAVKQYGATGPVARASGVDMDLRRDDPYGYYDELDWEVAVEHGCDNYSRLLVRMREVEESAKIVEQCIDLLEDWPEEDREIQSNVPRTLKPDPDTEVYRGVEAAKGELGIYMRSDGTAKPARFKIRSPCFCNLSTLGEMSEGEYVADLIASLGSLDIILGEVDR from the coding sequence ATGAGCCTCGAAGAACCACAGCCGGAGTCCGCGTACGTCACCGACGAGGGGGTCGACTACGACGCGCTCGCGTCGTTGCTCGGCGACCACGTCCTCGGTCGGGAATCACACCTGAACGCCGAGGCGTTCGTCATTCGACCGGACGAGGTCCAGGACGTGCTGTACCTGCTTCGGGACGAGGCGGGCTTCGACTACCTCTCGTGTGTCACCGCCCAGGAGTACGAAGACAGGTACGAGTCGATCTACCACCTGAAGAAGTACGCCGACCCGACCCAGGAGGTCGGTATCGTCGTCCCCGTCCCGCGCGACGAGCCGGTCAGCGAGACCGCCGCGCCGGTCTACAAGACCGCCGACTGGCACGAACGCGAGGCGTACGACCTGGTCGGCATCGAGTACGAGGGGCATCCCGACCTCCGACGGATCCTGCTCCCCGAGACCTGGCAGGGCCACCCGCTCGGGCAGGACTACGACCAGGACAAGCCACAGATCGTCCCGTACAGAGAGCACGTCAACCCGATCGAGGAGGACTACCGCGACGCCGAGTCCGACACGATGTTCATCAACATCGGGCCCCACCACCCGGCGACCCACGGCGTGTTACACCTGAAGGCGGTGCTCGACGGCGAGCAGGTCGTCGACGTCGACCCGGACATCGGCTACTTACACCGGTGTGAGGAGCAGATGTGCCAGAGCAGCACGTACCGCCACCAGATCATGCCCTACCCCGACCGCTGGGACTACGCCCCCGGCGGGCTGATGAACGAGTGGGCCTACGCCCGCGCGGTCGAGGACCTGGCGGACATCGAGGTGCCCGAGTACGCGCAGGTGATTCGGACGATGGGCGCGGAGCTCTGTCGGATGTGCTCGCACATGCTCGCGCTCGGGACGTTCTGTCTCGACATCTACGGGGATTTCACCGCCATCTTCATGTACGCGATGCGCGACCGCGAGAAGCTCCAGTCGATCCTCGAGGACCTCACCGGCCAGCGGATGATGTTCAACTACCTCCGTCTGGGCGGGATTGCCTGGGACCTCCCCGAACCGCGAGAGGAGTTCTTCGAGAAGACGCGTGACTTCCTCGAGGACCTCCCGGTCGCGACCCAAGAGTACCACGACCTGATCACCTCCAACGAGATCTTCCAGATCAGAACCGTCGGAACGGGCATCCTCCCGCCGGAGGCCGTCAAACAGTACGGCGCGACGGGGCCGGTCGCCCGCGCCTCCGGCGTCGACATGGACCTCCGGCGCGACGACCCCTACGGCTACTACGACGAACTCGACTGGGAGGTCGCCGTCGAACACGGCTGTGACAACTACTCGCGCCTGCTCGTCCGGATGCGCGAGGTCGAGGAGTCGGCGAAGATCGTCGAGCAGTGTATCGACCTGCTCGAGGACTGGCCCGAGGAGGACCGAGAGATCCAGTCGAACGTGCCGAGGACCCTGAAACCCGATCCCGACACCGAGGTCTACCGCGGCGTCGAAGCGGCGAAGGGCGAACTCGGGATCTACATGCGCTCGGACGGGACGGCGAAACCCGCGCGATTCAAGATCCGCAGTCCGTGTTTCTGTAACCTCTCGACGCTCGGTGAGATGTCCGAAGGCGAGTACGTCGCCGACCTGATCGCCTCCTTGGGCAGTCTCGACATCATCCTCGGTGAGGTCGACCGATGA